A genomic window from Dechloromonas sp. A34 includes:
- a CDS encoding pteridine reductase, translating into MSQPTVLVTGASRRVGAAIVRELHQAGLNVAIHYRHSAAPAAALADELNALRPASAAIFAADLDCLEDIPGLVDAVISRFGGLFALVNNASTFFPTPVGSVDAAIWDNLLSSNLRAPFFLAQAAAPHLKASGGSIVNITDIHAERPLAGFPVYCAAKGGLLNLTRALAIELAPAIRANAVAPGAIDWPEDRAAFSPKEQAAIVEHTLLKRVGTPRDVARAVKFLILDAPYVTGQVLNIDGGRSAHLSSPDK; encoded by the coding sequence ATGAGCCAGCCGACCGTTCTTGTTACCGGGGCCAGTCGTCGCGTCGGTGCCGCCATTGTGCGCGAACTGCACCAGGCGGGCCTGAACGTGGCCATCCACTACCGGCACTCGGCAGCGCCCGCGGCGGCACTGGCCGATGAATTGAATGCCTTGCGCCCGGCTTCGGCGGCGATCTTCGCAGCCGATCTCGACTGCCTGGAAGACATTCCCGGGCTGGTCGATGCCGTCATCTCCCGCTTTGGCGGCTTGTTTGCCCTGGTTAACAATGCCTCCACCTTCTTCCCGACGCCGGTCGGCAGTGTCGACGCGGCGATCTGGGACAATCTCCTGAGTTCCAATCTGCGGGCTCCGTTCTTCCTCGCTCAGGCTGCCGCTCCCCACCTCAAGGCAAGCGGCGGGAGCATCGTCAATATCACCGACATTCATGCCGAGCGGCCGCTCGCCGGCTTCCCGGTCTATTGCGCCGCCAAGGGCGGGCTGCTCAATCTGACGCGGGCGCTGGCCATCGAACTGGCTCCGGCGATCAGAGCCAACGCGGTGGCGCCAGGGGCGATCGACTGGCCGGAAGACCGTGCGGCCTTTTCGCCGAAAGAACAGGCAGCGATCGTCGAGCACACGCTATTGAAGCGGGTGGGCACGCCCCGCGACGTAGCGCGGGCAGTCAAGTTCCTGATCCTCGATGCGCCTTACGTGACGGGCCAGGTTCTCAACATCGATGGCGGCAGGAGCGCGCATCTTTCTTCTCCCGACAAATAA
- a CDS encoding OmpA family protein yields the protein MRASLPVTLLLSSLLAACAAMKEDLPPSKHISQSGPLKVHPGLLGQPVPAELQSETQPATTSQPSQNNLPAKDAPPTAPESSIRMDQTGLRTQRSVYFDYNSAGMKADYDPALRAHARYLVANPKARVRIEGNADERGSSDFNRQLGLKRAETVRNTMIGHGAPKKQVVIKTLGEDKPKLKGHDEESWAENRRADVVYEKED from the coding sequence ATGCGCGCCTCCCTGCCAGTCACCCTCCTTCTTTCCTCCCTGCTCGCCGCCTGTGCCGCGATGAAGGAAGACCTCCCGCCGAGCAAGCATATCTCGCAGAGCGGCCCGCTCAAGGTGCATCCAGGCCTGCTCGGCCAACCGGTCCCGGCGGAACTGCAAAGCGAAACTCAACCCGCGACAACCAGCCAGCCCAGCCAGAACAACCTGCCGGCAAAGGACGCCCCCCCCACCGCACCCGAGTCGTCGATCAGAATGGATCAGACCGGCCTGCGCACGCAGCGCAGCGTCTATTTCGACTACAACAGCGCCGGCATGAAGGCCGACTACGATCCCGCCCTGCGCGCTCACGCTCGCTATCTGGTCGCCAACCCGAAGGCCCGCGTCCGCATTGAAGGCAATGCCGACGAGCGCGGCAGCAGCGACTTCAATCGCCAACTCGGCCTGAAGCGGGCCGAGACGGTCCGCAACACGATGATCGGCCATGGCGCGCCGAAAAAGCAGGTCGTCATTAAAACGCTAGGAGAAGACAAGCCCAAGCTGAAGGGCCACGACGAGGAATCCTGGGCCGAAAACCGGCGCGCTGACGTGGTCTACGAAAAGGAAGACTAA
- a CDS encoding sulfate ABC transporter substrate-binding protein produces the protein MSQFRKSISGLLLALVASAALADATLLNTSYDVARDVYKDYNPLFQKYWKAKAGESIELKQSHGGSTKQVRAVADGLEADVVTMNQANDIEFLAEKGLVAKDWTKKFPNNASPYTSTMVFIVRKGNPKGIKDWSDVAATGVQMIIPHPKNTGNGRNTYLSAWAWALKQPGGNDKTAQEFLGKLLKNAPLFAAGGRDATTTFMQRRMGDVLITFESEAEMIAKEFGKGEFEVVYPSLTMQTEFPVALVEKVVDKKGTRKQAQAYLEYLWSKEGQENAAQNYLRPRDPEILKKYAASFPPVKTFTVDEVFGGANKAFATHFKDGGSFDQIYVQK, from the coding sequence ATGTCCCAATTCCGCAAATCAATTTCCGGCCTTCTGCTGGCCCTGGTGGCCAGCGCCGCCCTGGCCGATGCCACGCTGCTCAATACGTCCTATGACGTTGCCCGCGATGTCTACAAGGATTACAACCCGCTGTTCCAGAAGTACTGGAAGGCGAAGGCGGGTGAAAGTATCGAACTGAAGCAGTCGCACGGTGGTTCCACCAAGCAGGTGCGCGCCGTCGCCGATGGCCTGGAAGCAGATGTGGTGACCATGAATCAGGCCAACGACATCGAGTTCCTGGCCGAAAAAGGGCTAGTCGCCAAGGACTGGACCAAGAAATTCCCGAACAACGCCTCGCCCTATACCTCGACCATGGTCTTCATTGTCCGCAAGGGTAATCCGAAGGGCATCAAGGACTGGTCCGACGTTGCCGCCACGGGCGTCCAGATGATCATTCCGCACCCGAAAAACACCGGCAACGGCCGCAACACCTATTTGTCGGCCTGGGCCTGGGCGCTCAAGCAGCCGGGCGGCAACGACAAGACAGCGCAGGAATTCCTCGGCAAGCTGCTCAAGAACGCCCCGCTGTTCGCCGCTGGCGGCCGCGATGCGACGACGACCTTCATGCAGCGCCGGATGGGCGATGTGTTGATCACCTTCGAATCCGAAGCCGAGATGATCGCCAAGGAATTCGGCAAGGGCGAGTTCGAGGTGGTCTATCCCAGCCTGACCATGCAGACCGAGTTTCCGGTGGCGCTGGTCGAGAAGGTGGTGGACAAGAAGGGCACCCGCAAGCAGGCCCAGGCTTACCTCGAATACCTGTGGTCCAAGGAAGGTCAGGAGAATGCCGCGCAGAACTACCTGCGGCCGCGCGACCCGGAAATCCTCAAGAAGTACGCCGCGTCTTTCCCGCCGGTCAAGACCTTTACCGTCGATGAAGTGTTCGGTGGTGCCAACAAGGCCTTCGCCACGCACTTCAAGGATGGCGGCAGCTTCGACCAGATCTACGTGCAGAAATAA
- the cysT gene encoding sulfate ABC transporter permease subunit CysT: MAAKTHRVLPGFGLALGYTLVYLSLLILLPLGGMVLKASELGFGQIIDIALGERSLAAFRVTFGASLLAATINAFFGLIVAWVLVRYPFPGKRFVDALVDLPFALPTAVAGITLATLYAGNGWLGRYLEPLGLKIAYTPWGIVVALTFITLPFVVRTLQPVIEDIETEVEEAAASLGASRWQTFVKVIFPAIFPALLTGFALAFARAVGEYGSVIFIAGNLPLISEITPLLIISKLEQYDVLGATALAVVMLALSFMLLLAVNVLQWWTANRHKNSEPLEVAAAKAGAAS, encoded by the coding sequence ATGGCGGCAAAAACCCACCGCGTGTTGCCCGGCTTCGGTCTGGCGCTGGGCTACACGCTGGTCTATCTCTCGCTGTTGATCCTGCTGCCCCTGGGCGGCATGGTCTTGAAGGCGTCCGAACTCGGCTTCGGGCAGATCATCGACATCGCCCTCGGCGAGCGCTCGCTGGCCGCCTTTCGCGTGACCTTCGGCGCCTCGCTGCTGGCGGCGACGATCAATGCCTTCTTCGGCCTGATCGTGGCCTGGGTCCTGGTGCGCTATCCCTTCCCCGGCAAGCGCTTTGTCGATGCCCTGGTCGATCTGCCTTTCGCGCTGCCGACCGCGGTCGCCGGCATCACGCTGGCCACGCTCTATGCCGGCAACGGCTGGCTCGGCCGCTACCTCGAACCGCTCGGCTTGAAGATCGCCTATACGCCGTGGGGCATCGTCGTTGCCCTGACCTTCATCACGCTGCCCTTCGTCGTCCGCACCCTGCAGCCGGTGATCGAGGACATCGAGACCGAAGTCGAGGAGGCTGCCGCCTCGCTCGGCGCTTCGCGCTGGCAGACCTTCGTCAAGGTCATTTTTCCGGCCATCTTCCCGGCCCTGCTCACCGGCTTCGCGCTGGCCTTCGCCCGCGCCGTCGGCGAGTACGGCTCGGTGATCTTCATTGCCGGCAACCTGCCGCTGATTTCGGAAATCACCCCCTTGCTGATCATTTCCAAGCTCGAGCAATACGATGTGCTGGGCGCCACGGCGCTGGCCGTGGTCATGCTCGCCCTGTCCTTCATGTTGCTGCTGGCGGTCAATGTCCTGCAGTGGTGGACGGCCAATCGCCACAAGAACAGCGAGCCGCTCGAAGTCGCCGCGGCCAAGGCTGGAGCCGCCTCATGA
- a CDS encoding sulfate/molybdate ABC transporter ATP-binding protein → MSIEIRNISKRFGNFVALDNINLDIPTGELVALLGPSGCGKTTLLRIIAGMESADGGEVLFSGEDATHLHAREREVGFVFQHYALFRHMTVFENVAFGLRVKPRKERPSDAEIKRRVMELLGLVQLDWLADRYPSQLSGGQRQRIALARALAVEPKVLLLDEPFGALDTKVRKELRRWLRRLHDDMHISSVFVTHDQEEALEVADRVVVMNHGKIEQIGSPDEVYSSPASPFVYQFLGNVNVFHSRQQGAYAEVERGAAAEKAMAFVRPHDIDITHQPSDEGLQATVQHVHPIGPVVRIELLHGSEIIEVELSRERHEALQLAAGQCVWFRPRQMKVFGADAEPLSAPEKQAFLF, encoded by the coding sequence ATGAGCATCGAAATCCGCAACATCTCCAAGCGCTTCGGCAATTTCGTCGCGCTCGACAACATCAACCTCGACATCCCGACCGGCGAACTGGTCGCCCTGCTCGGCCCCTCGGGCTGCGGCAAGACGACGCTGCTGCGGATCATCGCCGGTATGGAAAGCGCCGACGGCGGCGAGGTCCTGTTCTCGGGAGAAGATGCTACCCACCTGCATGCCCGCGAGCGCGAAGTCGGCTTCGTCTTCCAGCATTACGCCCTGTTTCGCCACATGACGGTGTTCGAGAACGTCGCCTTCGGCCTGCGCGTCAAGCCGCGCAAGGAGCGGCCGTCGGACGCCGAGATCAAGCGCCGGGTCATGGAACTGCTCGGCCTGGTCCAGCTCGACTGGCTGGCCGACCGCTATCCGTCGCAGCTGTCCGGCGGCCAGCGCCAGCGCATCGCCCTGGCCCGGGCGCTCGCCGTCGAGCCGAAAGTGCTGCTGCTCGACGAACCCTTCGGCGCCCTCGACACCAAGGTGCGCAAGGAACTGCGCCGCTGGCTGCGCCGCCTGCACGACGACATGCACATCTCCAGTGTCTTCGTGACTCACGACCAGGAAGAGGCGCTCGAAGTCGCCGACCGCGTGGTCGTCATGAACCACGGCAAGATCGAGCAGATCGGCTCGCCGGACGAGGTCTATTCCAGCCCGGCCTCGCCCTTTGTCTATCAATTCCTGGGCAATGTGAACGTTTTTCACAGCCGGCAGCAGGGCGCCTATGCCGAGGTCGAGCGCGGCGCGGCGGCCGAGAAGGCGATGGCCTTCGTCCGCCCTCACGATATCGACATCACCCATCAGCCGAGCGATGAAGGGCTGCAGGCCACGGTGCAGCATGTCCATCCGATCGGTCCGGTGGTGCGCATCGAGTTGCTGCACGGCAGCGAAATCATCGAGGTCGAGCTGTCGCGCGAGCGGCACGAGGCGCTGCAGCTGGCGGCCGGCCAATGCGTCTGGTTCCGGCCGCGCCAGATGAAAGTGTTCGGCGCCGACGCCGAGCCCCTGTCGGCACCCGAAAAGCAGGCGTTTTTGTTCTGA
- the hemA gene encoding glutamyl-tRNA reductase — MIFTLGINHHSAPLAIRERVAFNADKLHHALADLTHSQPVKEVAILSTCNRTEIYCSAETPEVVIDWLARYHQLERSEFAPYLYTHDQPEAIRHAFRVASGLDSMVIGEPQILGQMKDAVRVAEESGTLGTQLHKLFQRSFSVAKEVRSTTAIGANIVSMAAAGVHLAERIFESLETQRILFIGAGEMIELCAAHFCARQPKQVTIANRTLERGRALAERFNGTAIRLDELGEHLAQNDIVVSCTASPLPIIGLGMVERAVKARRHRPMFMVDLAVPRDIEEEVGELDDVFLYTVDDLAQVVESGMESRQAAVVEAEDIIATRVHDFLGWLQAREVVPVIRSLRDSAERMRRHELEHAVKLLAKGEAPEKVLDHLSHRLTNKLLHAPTQALNQAEGGERSELQSAVSRLFHLHSND; from the coding sequence GTGATCTTTACCCTCGGCATCAACCATCACTCCGCACCGCTCGCCATTCGTGAGCGGGTGGCGTTCAATGCCGACAAACTGCATCACGCCCTGGCCGACCTGACCCACAGCCAGCCGGTCAAGGAAGTGGCGATCCTCTCGACCTGCAACCGCACCGAAATCTACTGCTCGGCCGAAACGCCAGAAGTGGTGATCGACTGGCTGGCCCGCTACCACCAGCTCGAACGCAGCGAATTCGCGCCCTACCTCTACACCCACGACCAGCCGGAAGCGATCCGCCACGCCTTCCGCGTCGCCAGCGGCCTCGATTCGATGGTTATCGGCGAGCCGCAGATTCTCGGCCAGATGAAGGACGCCGTGCGCGTCGCCGAAGAGAGCGGCACGCTCGGCACGCAACTGCACAAGCTCTTCCAGCGCTCCTTCTCGGTCGCCAAGGAAGTGCGCAGCACGACGGCGATCGGCGCCAACATCGTCTCGATGGCGGCGGCCGGGGTGCATCTGGCCGAGCGCATTTTCGAGTCGCTGGAGACCCAGCGCATCCTGTTCATCGGCGCCGGCGAAATGATCGAACTGTGCGCCGCCCATTTTTGCGCTCGCCAGCCGAAGCAGGTCACCATCGCCAACCGCACGCTGGAACGCGGCCGGGCACTGGCCGAGCGCTTCAACGGCACGGCCATTCGCCTCGATGAACTGGGCGAGCACCTAGCGCAGAACGATATCGTGGTTTCCTGCACGGCCAGTCCGTTGCCCATCATCGGGCTCGGCATGGTCGAGCGGGCGGTCAAGGCGCGCCGGCATCGGCCGATGTTCATGGTCGACCTGGCGGTGCCGCGCGATATCGAAGAAGAAGTCGGTGAGCTGGACGATGTCTTCCTGTACACGGTCGACGATCTGGCCCAGGTCGTCGAAAGCGGCATGGAGTCGCGGCAGGCGGCCGTGGTCGAGGCCGAGGACATCATTGCCACCCGGGTGCACGATTTTCTCGGTTGGCTGCAGGCGCGCGAGGTCGTGCCGGTCATCCGTTCGCTGCGCGATTCGGCCGAACGCATGCGCCGGCATGAGCTTGAGCACGCTGTCAAGCTGCTGGCCAAGGGCGAGGCGCCGGAAAAGGTGCTTGATCACCTGTCGCACCGCCTGACCAATAAATTGCTGCACGCCCCGACCCAGGCACTGAATCAGGCCGAAGGCGGCGAACGCAGCGAACTGCAGTCCGCGGTCAGCCGGCTCTTCCACCTGCATTCAAACGACTGA
- the prfA gene encoding peptide chain release factor 1, which translates to MKSSIRQKLVLLVDRLDEIDRMLSAPGTANDMDQFRKLSRERSEIEPVIVQFNAFRLAENDLAEAEAMRDDPEMRDFAEEEIASAKARLPELEIELQKLLLPKDPNDERSVLLEIRAGTGGDESALFAGDLFRMYSRYAERQRWQVEVMSASESELGGYREIICRIGGNGAYSRLKFESGGHRVQRVPETETQGRIHTSACTVAIMPEVDEVEDVNLNPADLRIDTFRASGAGGQHINKTDSAVRITHIPTGIVAECQDGRSQHANKASAMKVLAARIKDVQVRAQQAHISSTRKSLIGSGDRSERIRTYNFPQGRITDHRINLTLYKIAAIMDGDMDELLGALAAEHQADLLAELAEQN; encoded by the coding sequence ATGAAATCGAGCATCCGCCAAAAACTGGTATTGCTGGTCGATCGCCTCGACGAGATCGATCGCATGTTGTCGGCGCCGGGCACGGCCAACGACATGGACCAGTTCCGCAAGCTGTCGCGCGAACGCTCCGAAATCGAGCCGGTCATCGTCCAGTTCAATGCCTTTCGCCTGGCTGAAAACGATCTGGCCGAAGCCGAAGCGATGCGCGACGATCCGGAAATGCGCGATTTCGCCGAAGAGGAAATCGCCAGCGCCAAGGCGCGCCTGCCCGAACTCGAAATCGAATTGCAGAAGCTGTTGTTGCCGAAGGACCCCAACGACGAGCGCAGCGTGCTGCTCGAAATTCGTGCCGGGACTGGCGGCGACGAGTCGGCACTGTTCGCCGGCGATCTTTTCCGCATGTATTCGCGCTACGCCGAGCGCCAGCGCTGGCAGGTCGAAGTGATGTCGGCCAGCGAGTCCGAACTTGGCGGTTATCGCGAAATCATTTGCCGGATCGGCGGCAACGGCGCCTATTCCCGGCTCAAGTTCGAATCCGGCGGCCATCGGGTGCAGCGCGTGCCGGAAACCGAAACCCAGGGCCGCATCCATACCTCGGCCTGTACCGTGGCGATCATGCCGGAAGTCGATGAGGTCGAGGACGTCAACCTCAATCCGGCCGACCTGCGCATCGATACCTTCCGCGCCTCCGGGGCCGGCGGGCAACACATCAACAAAACCGACTCGGCGGTGCGCATCACGCATATCCCGACCGGCATCGTCGCCGAATGCCAGGATGGCCGCTCGCAGCATGCCAACAAGGCATCGGCGATGAAGGTGCTGGCGGCACGCATCAAGGACGTCCAGGTCCGCGCCCAGCAGGCCCATATCTCGAGCACCCGCAAGAGCCTGATCGGCTCCGGCGACCGTTCCGAGCGCATCCGTACCTACAACTTCCCGCAGGGCCGGATTACCGATCACCGCATCAACCTGACGCTGTACAAGATCGCCGCGATCATGGACGGCGACATGGACGAACTGCTCGGCGCGCTGGCCGCCGAACACCAGGCCGACCTGCTGGCCGAACTGGCCGAGCAGAACTGA
- the prmC gene encoding peptide chain release factor N(5)-glutamine methyltransferase has product MTLGEALAAARQRIDRLDARLLLQYATGFSHADLLARPETPIIAPAYTQFSEWVERRAAGEPLAYLVGEAEFRGQVFQVSPAVLIPRPETEVLIDLALEKLRGLSTPRVLDLGTGSGIVAISLALECPAAEVVAVDISPEAVTVARNNAGRLGAAVDFRTSDWYANLAGEHFDLIASNPPYVAGGDPHLALDGLPYEPQLALTDGADGLDCIRRIVATAAAHLNPGGWLLFEHGYDQGEASRNLLAAAGFKETFTHPDLAGTDRVSGAYL; this is encoded by the coding sequence ATGACCCTGGGCGAGGCGCTGGCCGCAGCCAGGCAGCGGATCGACCGGCTCGACGCCCGCCTGCTGCTGCAATATGCCACCGGCTTCAGCCATGCCGACCTGCTGGCGCGGCCGGAAACGCCGATTATCGCGCCGGCTTACACGCAGTTTTCAGAATGGGTCGAGCGCCGCGCCGCCGGCGAGCCGCTGGCCTACCTGGTCGGCGAGGCCGAGTTCCGCGGCCAGGTTTTTCAGGTGTCGCCGGCGGTATTGATCCCGCGGCCGGAAACCGAGGTTCTGATCGATCTGGCCCTGGAAAAGCTGCGTGGTCTGAGTACGCCGAGAGTGCTCGATCTCGGTACCGGCTCAGGCATCGTCGCCATCTCGCTGGCCCTGGAGTGTCCGGCGGCCGAGGTGGTGGCGGTCGATATTTCGCCGGAAGCAGTGACCGTCGCCCGCAACAACGCCGGGCGTCTGGGGGCGGCGGTCGATTTCCGCACTAGCGACTGGTATGCAAACCTGGCCGGCGAGCATTTCGATCTGATCGCCTCCAACCCGCCCTACGTTGCCGGCGGCGACCCGCATCTGGCGCTCGACGGCCTGCCCTACGAGCCGCAACTGGCGCTGACCGATGGCGCCGACGGCCTAGACTGCATCCGGCGCATCGTGGCCACTGCGGCGGCGCACCTGAATCCGGGCGGCTGGCTGCTCTTTGAGCACGGCTACGATCAGGGCGAGGCGAGCCGGAACTTATTGGCTGCAGCCGGGTTCAAAGAAACATTCACTCATCCCGACCTGGCCGGCACCGACCGTGTTTCAGGCGCTTATCTGTAA
- the grxD gene encoding Grx4 family monothiol glutaredoxin, protein MSDVQQRIRETVTNNPVVLYMKGDARFPQCGFSATAVQILKVCGVNEFVTVNVLADEEIRNGVKEYANWPTIPQLYIKGEFVGGCDIMKEMYQAGELQKLLEGIAQA, encoded by the coding sequence ATGTCTGACGTGCAGCAACGCATCCGCGAAACCGTGACCAACAATCCTGTCGTCCTTTACATGAAGGGCGATGCCCGTTTTCCGCAATGCGGGTTCTCCGCCACTGCGGTGCAGATTCTCAAGGTCTGTGGGGTCAATGAATTCGTCACGGTCAATGTGCTGGCCGACGAGGAAATCCGCAATGGCGTCAAGGAATACGCCAACTGGCCGACCATCCCCCAGCTTTACATCAAGGGTGAGTTTGTCGGCGGTTGCGACATCATGAAAGAGATGTACCAGGCCGGAGAACTGCAGAAGCTGCTTGAAGGCATTGCCCAGGCCTGA
- a CDS encoding carboxymuconolactone decarboxylase family protein yields MSKSFRTITGDLSKALGTLRKEIPDTMQGFGALSSNAMKAGALSELDKELLALAIGVTQRCDGCLGYHVKALIRLGVTREQLMETLGVCVYMGGGPALMYAAEAVRAYEEFTAAL; encoded by the coding sequence ATGAGCAAATCCTTCCGCACCATCACCGGCGATCTGTCCAAGGCCCTGGGTACGCTTCGCAAGGAAATCCCGGACACCATGCAGGGCTTCGGCGCCCTGAGCAGCAACGCGATGAAAGCCGGCGCCCTCAGCGAACTGGACAAGGAGTTGCTGGCCTTGGCCATCGGCGTCACCCAGCGCTGCGACGGTTGCCTGGGCTACCACGTCAAGGCCCTGATCCGTCTCGGCGTAACCCGCGAACAACTGATGGAAACCCTGGGCGTCTGCGTGTACATGGGCGGCGGCCCGGCCCTGATGTATGCCGCCGAAGCGGTCCGCGCCTACGAGGAATTCACGGCCGCCCTGTAA
- a CDS encoding serine/threonine-protein kinase: MIRKLGKYELIRKLGEGASSTVYLAHDPFAQRDVAIKVASPEVLNDPKKGKLYTHLFLNEASLVGKLNHPHIVQIYDAVVAEKLCYIVMEYVAGGTLEAYVQPSRLLAVNRVVEMIFKCTRALNFAHRLGITHRDIKPANILLVGETDIKISDFGAAITNGHNERTQVSGIGSPAYMSPEQVLESPLDHRTDIYSLGVVMFQLLTGRLPFEADNQFNMVYQIIHSEAPKPSALRTGLPPALDAIVGKAMAKDSATRYQTWEAFAQDLARVVRQRQLQQTRAEFVDTEKYDILRALPFFADFSDVEIWEVMRFSEWRRADPGSFIMHDGEPGDFFCFLAEGQLKVCKGGKTLNILVKGDCFGEMALISRQNPPIRGADVVALSSADIVTVRGEALLQASETCRMHFYQGFVQVLASRLALANQRLAGL; the protein is encoded by the coding sequence ATGATTAGGAAGCTCGGCAAGTACGAGCTGATCAGGAAGCTTGGCGAAGGGGCGAGCAGTACGGTCTACCTGGCTCACGACCCCTTCGCCCAGCGCGACGTGGCGATCAAGGTCGCCTCCCCCGAGGTGTTGAACGACCCCAAGAAAGGCAAGCTCTACACCCACCTCTTCCTGAACGAGGCATCGCTGGTCGGCAAGTTGAATCACCCGCACATCGTGCAGATCTACGATGCGGTGGTCGCCGAAAAACTCTGCTACATCGTCATGGAATACGTCGCCGGCGGCACGCTGGAAGCCTATGTCCAGCCCTCGCGCCTGCTAGCGGTGAACCGTGTCGTCGAGATGATTTTCAAATGTACCCGGGCGCTCAATTTCGCGCACCGTCTGGGCATCACCCACCGCGACATCAAGCCGGCCAACATCCTGCTGGTCGGTGAGACCGACATCAAGATTTCCGACTTCGGGGCGGCCATCACCAACGGTCATAACGAGCGTACCCAGGTTTCCGGCATCGGCTCGCCGGCCTACATGTCGCCCGAGCAGGTGCTGGAATCGCCGCTCGACCACCGCACGGACATCTATTCGCTCGGCGTCGTGATGTTCCAGTTGCTCACCGGCCGCCTGCCCTTCGAGGCCGACAACCAGTTCAACATGGTCTATCAGATCATCCACAGCGAGGCCCCGAAGCCTTCGGCACTGCGCACCGGCCTGCCGCCAGCGCTCGACGCCATCGTCGGCAAGGCGATGGCCAAGGACAGCGCCACCCGCTACCAGACCTGGGAAGCCTTCGCCCAGGATCTCGCCCGGGTGGTGCGCCAGCGTCAATTGCAGCAGACCCGGGCCGAATTCGTCGATACCGAAAAATACGACATCCTGCGCGCCCTCCCGTTCTTTGCCGATTTCAGCGATGTCGAGATCTGGGAAGTGATGCGTTTTTCGGAGTGGCGGCGCGCTGACCCCGGCAGCTTCATCATGCACGACGGCGAACCCGGCGATTTCTTCTGTTTCCTGGCCGAAGGACAACTCAAGGTGTGCAAGGGCGGCAAGACCTTGAATATTCTGGTCAAGGGCGACTGTTTCGGCGAAATGGCACTGATCAGCCGCCAGAACCCGCCGATCCGCGGCGCCGATGTCGTGGCCCTGAGCAGTGCCGACATCGTCACGGTCCGCGGCGAAGCCCTACTGCAGGCCTCGGAAACCTGCCGCATGCACTTTTACCAAGGCTTTGTGCAAGTCCTCGCCAGCCGCCTGGCCCTCGCCAACCAGCGTCTGGCCGGGCTCTGA